The Etheostoma spectabile isolate EspeVRDwgs_2016 chromosome 1, UIUC_Espe_1.0, whole genome shotgun sequence genome has a segment encoding these proteins:
- the LOC116691949 gene encoding LOW QUALITY PROTEIN: hepatocyte nuclear factor 4-gamma (The sequence of the model RefSeq protein was modified relative to this genomic sequence to represent the inferred CDS: inserted 6 bases in 3 codons; deleted 1 base in 1 codon; substituted 3 bases at 3 genomic stop codons) — translation MELQSGKDKALVTHLRSVCVHLEKTLGQQVVGATGGSIALSKCLTDLVVSVTGPLPSLIRTTKHTGTILKLEYTHFSTDTEHSNSMMMIPLQTKLTDLPVSAPTSSLPQPDGDITLFHMHRQSHKHDGASSCDGCKDFFSRSICISYTYNCEFQGSCVADQLPQVTQHTFGVEDKFENETKSGSEEEFPALVSPGSHDINTRRTXVEDVFKSMKQQLLLLAEWAKHIPKFCSISVDDRVXYVMNPFAEHLILRLIQGAARRSLPIVSSFYDMXSLLLGELFVLGLRDTVEVSRMAFRIQEELVKPLRNLDITDKEFAHLRTIXFFAPDCPSLESPQMIRHLCCQAHLLLQQETCAAXRFGELPMILSPLQSVAWQMVETLHLAQLLGKSGMDNMLQGMPLGEGAXIGQGLCTGRGHCCSINSQDMYSYYTVGNVTSFISHVSTSLSSGFPAAPTDWH, via the exons ATGGAGTTGCAGAGCGGCAAAGACAAAGCACTCGTCACCCATCTGAGGTCTGTATGTGTCCATCTGGAAAAGACATTGGGACAGCAGGTTGTGGGGGCAACTGGAGGCTCTATCGCCCTCTCGAAATGCCTCACAGACCTGGTGGTGTCTGTGACAGGCCCTCTCCCA AGCTTAATCAGAACCACAAAGCATACTGGGACTATCCTTAAACTGGAGTACACTCATTTCAGCACAGACACTGAACATTCAAACAGCATGATGATGATACCACTACAAACAA AATTGACAGATTTGCCAGTGTCAGCACCCACCTCATCACTCCCACAGCCTGATGGGGATATTACTCTATTCCATATGCATAGACAGAGTCATAAACATGATGGTGCATCCAGCTGTGATGGCTGCAAGGATTTCTTTAGTAGGAGCATTTGCATCAGCTACACTTACAACTGTGAGTTCCA AGGGAGCTGTGTGGCTGATCAATTGCCTCAAGTGACACAGCATACATTTGGGGTTGAAgacaagtttgaaaatgaaaccaaatcTGGGAGTGAGGAAGAA TTTCCAGCTTTGGTCTCACCTGGGAGTCATGACATCAACACCAGAAGGAC TGTGGAAGATGTGTTCAAGTCCATGAAGCAGCAACTCCTCCTGCTGGCAGAATGGGCAAAACACATCCCAAAGTTTTGTAGCATCTCGGTAGATGACAGGGTATGA TATGTTATGAATCCATTTGCAGAACACCTTATCCTCAGACTTATCCAAGGGGCTGCAAGACGTTCTTTGCCTATTGTAAGCTCATTCTATGACATGTAAAGCCTCCTGCTG GGGGAACTATTTGTTTTAG GTTTGAGAGATACAGTAGAGGTGTCCAGAATGGCATTCAGAATCCAAGAGGAGCTGGTCAAACCTCTCAGAAATCTGGACATCACAGACAAA GAGTTTGCTCACCTCAGAACCAT CTTCTTTGCCCCAG ACTGTCCGAGTTTGGAGAGTCCTCAGATGATTCGACATCTGTGTTGTCAGGCCCATCTGCTGCTACAACAAGAAACCTGTGCAGC GAGGTTTGGGGAGCTCCCGATGATCCTTTCACCCCTGCAGAGTGTGGCCTGGCAAATGGTGGAGACTCTCCATTTAGCACAGCTGCTGGGCAAAAGTGGAATGGACAATATGCTGCAGGGAATGCCGCTGGGGGAGGGAGCCTAAATAGGACAGGGATTGTGTACAGGTAGGGGACACTGCTGCAGTATTAACTCACAAGACATGTATTCATATTATACAGT TGGAAATGTCACCTCCTTCATCTCTCATGTTTCAACAT CTCTTTCAAGTGGCTTCCCTGCTGCCCCCACAGACTGGCACTAA